In Nitrosopumilus sp., the genomic stretch CAGACATTGCATCAGGTCATGATCATATTGCAAGTGCAATTGGTGCTGCAGTTTCTGCAAGTGAAGGTGTTGATCTTTTATGTTATCTTACTCCTTCTGAACATCTCTCTTTACCAAATGCTGAGGATGTCAAAGCAGGATTAATTGCATATAGAATTGCAGCTCATGCAGGTGATCTTGTTAAAATTCGTGATAAAGTGATAAAATGGGATATTGAAATGACTGAAGCAAGACGTACTTTGGATTGGGAAAAACAACTAGCATTATCCATAGATCCTGAAGAAGCTGCAAAAATCCATAGTAGAACTGGGCAACATCCTGGAAACAATGTTCCTTGTACTATGTGTGGCGGTGCTTGTGTGTACATGATGCTTCCACAGCAGAAAAAATATGAAAAAGAAAAAGAAAAAGAAAATTTACAACAAATTGAATAATACTTTCTGAAGGCTAGGTACAGTTTCATAATCTTTCAACTCTTCTACTTTAATCCATTTAAAATCCGAATTTTCCCAATTGAGTATAATTGTTGAATTATGTGATTCAAACAAAAATGAGAATATCTCCCACTCGTGATTGATGTATTGTGGTGAGTTTACTCTCATTACTTCTGCTGATTTAACTAGTGTGATTTGATCATCTTTAAGTCCAACTTCTTCAAAAATTTCAATTTTAGCTCTTTGTAATGGTTCTTCATTTTTTTCTATTATTCCACTAATTCCTGCCCATAATCCTTTCATAGTTTTTACTTTATTACTTC encodes the following:
- a CDS encoding NUDIX domain-containing protein is translated as MRSTKIVTSFIKNDDLLLILKRSNKVKTMKGLWAGISGIIEKNEEPLQRAKIEIFEEVGLKDDQITLVKSAEVMRVNSPQYINHEWEIFSFLFESHNSTIILNWENSDFKWIKVEELKDYETVPSLQKVLFNLL